agggggagggaggCGGGAAAGGTGCTGATTTCAGCCCTGTAGCGTCAGGATTGCGTCAATTTGGGTTTCAACCACGTACTCAGTCTCAGAGCGGAGCTACTCAGAACAGCCAAAACAGGAAGGGGGTTGCAAATCAGTGTGCAAAGGGGAGGACCGAAGGTTCCCCTCCCCCCTCTCCTCCAGTCCCCTcgcagcctcctcctcctccactgtCCCCACTGCTCGTGTCTTCaggttttggttggtttttgttgttgtttccttttttcctctctttctaatttttttttttttttctttttaactgcaCTGGCAAAGACGTTTACCCCGGCGCCGTGAGAGCGGATAGCCAGGGGACAGCAGCGCAGCGCGCTTGGTGCCCCGGGCGGGTCGCTTGGCATCCGGAGAGGCGGCTCCCGCATCCCGGACAGCGGCTCCAGTACCGCGGACAGCGGCTCAGCACCTCGGACAGCGGCTCCAGCACCGCGGACAGCGGCTCCAGCACCGCGGACAGCGGCTCAGCACCGCGGACAGCGGCTCCAGCACCGCGGACAGCGGCTCAGCACCGCGGACATCGCTCGCCACCAACATGGCTCCGATAGCGGACAGCCGCCAGCAGTTCGGTAAGCGCGTCCCGGCTCCCCGCACCCGGGGCCGGGCGatgctcccctcccctcccagggacaggagcagcatcTGCTGAGCCTGCCGGTACCTCCCAGTATGCAGCTTGTTAAGGGAGATCTGGTTTTCCCCCACTTCTCTTCAGGTCTCAGAAGTTGagtgaatttgctttctttccctaatctctcttccttcctccctccccgTTCCTCCTCCCTGGTAAAGTACCGGAAGAGATAAAGAGATTTTGGTAGGTGCGGTTTTGGAGAAGAgaggtttggggttgttttctgtgtctctgttaAAGTAACATGCATCAAGAGTTAGATGATGATAATGCATCTTGTGCCACGGAGAAAATCTTTCTTCAAGTCATTCTTGGAATAGTTGCCAttccttttattattattattgtaagTCAAGTGTTAGTTAAAGTGAAAGCACATTGCTAGGaagatgaaaatacaaatttcagtgtttttagcTGAACAGCTGCATCTTAACCAACCCGGATTCATTGAGAATAACAAAGATGACAATGAACTTTTCAGTTTGGCTCTTTCAATTCGCTGCATGTAGTGTGTTACCAGAAGTTTCAGAAATAGTCTTGTATGTGCACTTATAAAATGCATAAGTAAGTTGCTTTAGtcagaaaagcagtaaaaggGAACATTTCTGAACTCTGCTTTACAAATATTGACTCTAGCCTATATTACTCTTGCTTTAGCAGTGGTTTGATTCAAGGATCATTCCACTGACTTAGTGAAGAGACTCCAGATTTATATCACATAActggaaaaataacttctcCCAGAATCAGTAGGTGATGTTTTCTACTAATGCACTGCCTTGAATATTAGCCAATTGATTATGACAAAAGCAAGAAATTCATGTTGTGACACAATTAGTTGTAAATATAAAACCATTTTTGTTACcatttcatcttctttcctATTCCACCCACTTGAGGTTTCTAACCATACTTGTGACATCATGCTTGTCTAATTACTTATTTAAGAAagataattaatattttaaacatcaaATTGAGTCTACCCCTACTTTCAGTAGTTGTAGAATTAAAGTAGAACATAACAACTATTACTATGAAAAGTCTATTATCTCATAAGAAAGTGTTGTAAGACACAAACCATTCTTAAAAGAttctaaaatattctgattagttttcaattacttttagctttctatttttttatcatgTATATTTCAATTTCTGCAGCCCAGGGAATTTTTGAAAGTCAAACCCACGTGCTTAAGTtaggaaaaacactttttggTTATATGTATCGTATTCAGTCATTTCGTTAAGTTCTTGCAATTAAGTATGCAGACTAGTACAGCTTGGAAGCATCAGAAAAGTGTtgtcataaaaaattaatagcCAGGCCTGatcctttctgtgctggaacATTATGTCCTACTTTGCTCTGATAGTAttgttgtggatttttttattttttttctgaatcatCACACTAAAAAGCAAAGGTGTATTGGCAGCACATTTATCTGCCCAGCTTTTGTTTGGATTAAGCTGATTTACTAATACAGAGGGATAGTTTTCCTTTACTCATCCAGAACGACCAGAGAGAAACAGAACTGTTACATAATTGCCTTTATGCATAAACAATGTCATGACATTAATATTCTACTGGTCATCCAGGGTTGCAGGGAATAAAGATTAAGCTCTGATTGTTACATTGTGGGAGGTTGAAACTCACTTAGTAATGTTACTTATGGGCAAAATTGGATTTCTAATTAGTTGTGCTCATTTACCCTTTGATGCATGCTTTGAAGGCTAATGATACTCCATATGTAAATAATATATCCACATGGCAATGGAGGTTGTAACACTTGCTCAAGTTTCTCTTTATTCAATGTAAGTATAGGATTCATATTAAAACTGTAGAGAATTGTTTTAACgttttttcttatatatttcTAAGAAGTACTGACCCTTTCTGTAAACTCCCCATAAGATTTACTTCAGTGTCTTAAATGTAAAGCTTAGTAGCTATCAATGATAAACTTAGCATgattttttcagctttgaattCACATGTGCTGCATAATGTCACATCCATCTGGAAAAGATACTTGCTATAtaattattcttaattttattgttaGACTTCCTCCTGTAAAGTATtgaaaaatcacagtgaaaCTCTTGAGTGCTGCCTCCAATTAAACTCACTTCTTCCAAGTGATACCTCCAGGCAATTATGGGACCAGACCATTAGAAAACAACTAATTGAATGTACAAAGTATTCTATGAAACATTATGGAGAGCAGATGTAAATAATGTATATTTCAGAGTGTTTTCTAGTAAATCAACAAACCTCCATAAACCCAAAGCTGAAAACAGCTGAGATATGGTATTATTCACAGACATATAAGCTCAGAAACTACTGAGACAGTAGAAAAATTATGAACAGTGATTATTATTAGGATGGGAATAGTATTTTCCTCCCTAACTTTCCACATATGGAAAAATACTAGCATAAAAAGCATGTCTTAGAGTGGGACTGCACACTGGTGCCTGCAGGTGGCGAGCAATGTGTACAATGCAGAGCATTTCCAGTCTGTCAGTCCTGCTGATATCACCATCTCGTATCAGCTTGTTTTACTGAATTATTGCTCTATTAAATATCATGCAGAATTTAAGGTATTGCTGCTTATGTGCTTGTTGCTATTTATTTGATTTGCAGATGAAATTCCTACAGTGGTTGGGATCTTTAGTGCATTTGGCCTTATCTTCTCTGTCTCCCTCTTTGCTTGGATCTGCTGCCAACGCAAATCTTCCAAGTCCAATAAGACCCCTCCATACAAGTTTGTCCATGTTCTGAAGGGGGTTGATATTTACCCTGAGAATCTCAACAGCAAGAAGAAGTTTGGAGCAGatgataaaaatgaagcaaagaacAAATCAGCAATGCCAAAGAATTCTCTCCATCTTGACCTGGAGAAGAGAGATCTAAATGGCAATTTCCccaaaacaaccacaaaaatgCAGGGCTTTCCAGATCTTGAAAATTCATCTCCTAAGCATtttgcagaaaggaagaaagattcAGTATCCCCTGATAGCATTAAATCCATAACTTCCCTCTCATCTGAAGATAAACAAGACAAGCTAggaactctttttttctccttagagTACAACTTTGAGAGAAAAGCATTTGTAGTGAACATCAAAGAAGCTCGTGGGCTGCCAGCAATGGATGAACAGTCAATGACTTCTGATCCCTACATCAAAATGACAATCCTGCCTGAGAAAAAGCACAAGGTGAAAACCAGAGTGCTGAGAAAAACCTTAGATCCAGCTTTTGATGAGACTTTCACATTTTATGGGATCCCCTACAGCCAAATTCAAGACCTAACACTTCACTTCATGGTCTTGAGCTTCGACAGATTTTCCAGAGATGATGTCATTGGAGAAGTCCTCATCCCTCTCGCTGGAATTGAACTCTCGGAAGGAAGGCTACTAATGGACAGAGAGATCATCAAAAGAAATGTTAGGGTAacatcttttttattaaaagtttgAAAATGCTGTGATAGACTTAGCTATGATTCTTGTGTAATGCTGCTGCcatcttggaaagaaaagccaaaaagcTCACCATACAATTCCTGAGATGCTTTGCTAATGGCAGTGTGAGGAAGCCATTTCACaagtgcaataaaaaaaaaaatccaaaaacattACAAAGAGCATGTTGAAATAAGTTTTTAATGCCCTAAAATCTAATTTCTTGTTCACCTGGTCCAGCAGGTTTGAGTGGACCCACTCCAGTTAGCTCAAGCAGACTCAACTCCCTCTGATTAACTTTTAATAGCTTTTcaatgaaagaataaaactaTTTATGTATTATTCCCTTTATCCTCCATCCCCTTTTATATTTTGCACCGTTCTTTCTTAAATCTTGCTGAAGTCAATGGAAATGTCAACTGCATGGGCTGTGTAGCACATTCTTTAGGAACTTAGTAGTCTTTAGTTAGGGAAGTGGGACCTGCTAAAGACCACATTGCTGATGTCGTAGCATGCACTTGCATGTTGGTGCAGCCACCACCTTGTCTCTTATGAATTATGATACAGGTTGCAGCTTTACTAAAGGTAGTAAGGGTGAAGCCATAGACTTGCTGGAGTTACCAAGAGAACTTCCTGACTTCACTGGGACAAAAGTATTTCATGCTGTGTTGTCTCAGTTCAGACCAGAAGGGTCATTTACACCACCCCAGCTGAACCACAGAAATGCACAggcatcacacacacacatctcttAAATGTCTGCTAAGGAAGTGGAATGTGTATTGACGTTTAACATGATTGGTTTGAAATGACAAGCATACtgccaaataaaataaaagtcaatTAGGCAACATACCGATAGCTAATACTGTTATTTTGCACTTCTAGCACTATATGGCAACAAATATGTTACTGATTTTTGTTGATAACTTATTGGATTTTCTGGTATATAAGGTACTAGCTTCTCTTGTTTCCCTTGCCTTCTTTCTCCCTTTGAAATAAACTACTCCTGCAAATTCAAATCAAATAATCATAAAGGAAATCTTTGATCTCaactttattttatatgtattatgCTGCTTTAGAGAGTGTCAGGCGATAAGATTTCACTGACAGTTTGaatatttcctgtttaaaatactttactGAATAGTTTTTCTTTACTTGTACTAGATTTTTTCTCCCAATATGTCTTCAtgaaattttgctttgcttaagataattttcttttttaattgattttttttctcctctcaggaTTTAATTTCTACTCTCCAAAGACAGTAATTTCATATAAACTCATAttgtctatttattttttattttttctaagtcTGATAACCAATTATAGGAACATTTATATAACTAATATAGAGGGGAATTATACTCATTATGTAAATCAGAATAACTCCATATGTTATGTCCTTTTACACAGTTTCAGACATTCCATAAACCCTTTCAACTCTGCTTTAAAACTTGGTCAATATAATTGCTTATAAATagttttattccatttattttttttgtcctttaattTCCTCAGAAATCATCTGGTCGTGGAGAATTACTGGTCTCTCTCTGTTATCAATCTACAACAAACACACTCACTGTCGTTGTTCTAAAAGCCAGGCATCTACCTAAATCTGATGTGTCAGGATTATCAGGTAATGGTTTTAATAATGAATATGCCTGAAGAATATAAAGGAGAATGACAAAAAAGACAGCTGAAATGTGGCATTTCAGAGActaaaaatattccataaatgcaggtgtttttattatttacagcCTATTCATTTTATTCATATCTAGGTCAGTGCTTTATTTCTAGGATATGTATTTTACAAATTTGTTCTTCAATCTCATCAAAAAAAGGTGACATCTGTTAGCAGTGGAAACCAATGAGTTTTATGATTGTCTTGAACAGAACCCATCTGCCATAAGCGTGGGATGTTGTTTGCAGATAccaaaagcttttatttatgacaaaaaaatgagtttatttGTAGAAGATCAGTATTGAGTGAGATCATCATATgatttatgaagaaaagaagcCTCTTACTCTGTGTTGAATTTGGCCCACTGAACACTAACATTTTTTTGGCGATGTGAAAAGGtgagctgtgccactgctgggaggaggctgcagcatgACACTCTTGCTTTATTGTGAGCCAAACTTGCAGTGCACTAAGAGGGATCAGATTTTatcctctcttctccctggctgctgccattTCTCATTCAATGGAACCTCCTCAGAAGACAATTCTAAAATTGAACATAGAAGACATACAAAGGCTATATAACATAATAACAATATAAAATTCAATGTCCTATTTATAAGACTGccacacagaaaaacagtacACAAAAAAGGGCTGTAGTACCacatctcctgctgcttctttatAGAACTTGTAATCTTCCATTTCACTCAATATtatgaaagaagcagaagaagtAGTTTTGGGAAACACTGAATAATTTAGTGTCActgaattaataataatatcacTGCAGCCAATAATAcagtttttctatttctcataCTGCAATTTACCTGGAAAGTTAGCTCATTCTGAATCCAATGCAACAAAGCTATAGGTAACTTTCATCAAGTTCCatttaaatcttccttttgaTCTAAATTTTGTTCACATATCAGAAGGAGAAGGAATGTATTTGAAGCCCAAAAATTTACTTGACTAAAAGAGAGGATATGTACTCTTAAAAATCAACCCCAAAGTCACAGGAGATAGTGGTGGTTTCATGAAGACAGCATGACAGCTAGCTGATATCAACAGACCTGCCTGAAGTTTACCCAAGTGGGAAAATAACTCAGTAAAAAAAGCACTCTGAGTCACAGAATCCACCTGGACCCTATGGAA
This sequence is a window from Parus major isolate Abel chromosome Z, Parus_major1.1, whole genome shotgun sequence. Protein-coding genes within it:
- the SYT4 gene encoding synaptotagmin-4 isoform X1, which produces MAPIADSRQQFDEIPTVVGIFSAFGLIFSVSLFAWICCQRKSSKSNKTPPYKFVHVLKGVDIYPENLNSKKKFGADDKNEAKNKSAMPKNSLHLDLEKRDLNGNFPKTTTKMQGFPDLENSSPKHFAERKKDSVSPDSIKSITSLSSEDKQDKLGTLFFSLEYNFERKAFVVNIKEARGLPAMDEQSMTSDPYIKMTILPEKKHKVKTRVLRKTLDPAFDETFTFYGIPYSQIQDLTLHFMVLSFDRFSRDDVIGEVLIPLAGIELSEGRLLMDREIIKRNVRKSSGRGELLVSLCYQSTTNTLTVVVLKARHLPKSDVSGLSDPYVKVNLYHAKKRISKKKTHVKKCTPNAVFNELFVFDIPCEGLDDISIEFLVLDSDRGSRNEVIGRLTLGSSAEGTGGEHWKEICEYPRRQIAKWHMLCDG
- the SYT4 gene encoding synaptotagmin-4 isoform X2; translated protein: MAPIADSRQQFDEIPTVVGIFSAFGLIFSVSLFAWICCQRKSSKSNKTPPYKFVHVLKGVDIYPENLNSKKKFGADDKNEAKNKSAMPKNSLHLDLEKRDLNGNFPKTTTKMQGFPDLENSSPKHFAERKKDSVSPDSIKSITSLSSEDKQDKLGTLFFSLEYNFERKAFVVNIKEARGLPAMDEQSMTSDPYIKMTILPEKKHKVKTRVLRKTLDPAFDETFTFYGIPYSQIQDLTLHFMVLSFDRFSRDDVIGEVLIPLAGIELSEGRLLMDREIIKRNKSSGRGELLVSLCYQSTTNTLTVVVLKARHLPKSDVSGLSDPYVKVNLYHAKKRISKKKTHVKKCTPNAVFNELFVFDIPCEGLDDISIEFLVLDSDRGSRNEVIGRLTLGSSAEGTGGEHWKEICEYPRRQIAKWHMLCDG